gcggtctgtcagctcagacaggccgctccgaaacTGCTTCTGCGCGCAGGACCGGGGGAGAAGGAGCGTAGGAGAAggtggttaggtaaagtatgctgtttgtgaaatcatcggtcaccctccgcgcaccgctattccacgtagcgatgcgtggtgggtgcccaatgattttaggtttgcacctaaataaaccatcagccgatgacacgatcaccggctgatcgttgtctctattccacggagcgataatcgattatcgctctgtggaataggccccttagacagGCTTCCTGATCACCTCCAGACATAATTCTTAAGAAAGGTGTGGTCCTAGGGATGGCATTTATCAGACACTTACAGAACATGGATATACTATACGTTTCTGGATGGGAATACCTATTTTCAATCTCCAgcaaaagacaaacaaacaaaagcagattgttgctatatgcAATATGCAAATGTATATTCATTGGTGCATAATATACTCACATCACTTCAGTATTTTTGCAGTGGGGGCCACTAGGTATCAGTTCTAGACTCTTCATGCCTTTAATTGGTTTCTCTGGTCTTGCAACATTGATGCACTGACATCTTAACTCTGATACTGATCTTGCTAAGGACATACCTGAAATTAAAAGGAAATGACATGTCTATATTCTGGTCTATAACATAAAATTGCAATTGAAATAACAGAATTCTAGAACCATAGGAACCACTTGACGGAGTGTTCATAAGctttctgtatactgtgtgccaggaattcatggatatagccaatggcctatggctgtagccatgttttccaggactccctagggcggcatccaatgtCTGTTCCAATgtcggttcccggccgcttccgggtgtctgtcgcggacccgagacgtgacgtctctggtccgctcagccactcagtgaaggaggccagtcccagcgcaaaagtgcccccacgctggagtacccctttaagggtgggttcacacgtaccgtatacgcagcggatttcacactgcgagtatTTCAAAGTCAGCACCCTCAACCCCCGTAGCCCGGGTACATACTTTACCAGGTCTCCTCTATGGCTTGGCCTCGGGGGGTCCTGGCTTCTCCCTGTGCTCAGCCAAGCAGtgccctgtggtggggcagcacAATGAACGGCTGAGCGCTggaagcccctgaagcaagccagagccggGACCTGGTAAAGTATGTACCCGGGCCGTGGGGTGGGTTAAGGGtgctgagtttgacatactcacagcaaactcgctgcggatatggtacgtgtgtactcggcctaagggtgcgttcacacctacaggatccgcagcagatccgcagcagatttgatggtgcagatttgatgctgtgttcaattaattaaatgaaatcgTATGaaagcgtattttctgctgcggatccgcagtaaGTGTGAACGTCCCCTAAAGGAAAACAAGTCCTAAAAAAGGGTGATATGGCCCCACAGAGCCCTGATCTAAACATCATTAAGTCTACATGAAGACAGAGGAACTTGAGCAAGCCTATATCCTCAGACATGTGGTTAGTTCTCCAAGATGGTTAAAACAACCTCCCTGCTGAGTTCCTTTAAAAACTGTGTACAAGTATACCTAGAATAATTGGTGCCGTTTTGAAGGTACAGGGCAGTCACACTTCTATTAACACTTCTATTTTTAAAGCTTActttattccattttttctacacctgcctaaaaaacaaaaaacaaaaaatacagccTTTCTATCATATCTACTAATTCTTAAAAGGGAAGGTAAACATATATGCCAAATGTATACTGACCCCAAACAtggtgtgaatttagccttagaTATACcatattatcattatttatttatttataaagtgcccttaattccagggcgctatacaatagatagacaacaggcaggaacaatacaagatcaggacacattacatgaagtcaGATgtcagactgatacatgggaaagaggaccctgcccgcgagggcttacaatctatacggtatagggagagaaacaggaggtaaagtgcagccagtcaagtgtgatgcagagttattgtaggttgtaacctagtttgaagagatgggttttcaggtcacTTTTGAAgaacttgatggtggatgagagccggatgtgtcggggtagcgagcgggggaggctcgggcaaagtcttggaggcggttgtgcaaagtaagaacaaggggggagcacagACGGAGGtaactggaggatcgaaggttgcgtgagggacagtagtgggatatcaggtcagagatgtacggaggggacaggttgtggatggccttgtatgtcatggtcaacaatttaaagtgaatacgttgggcaatggggagccagtggagggattggcagaggcaaagcgaggggaaaggtggattagtcgggcagcagtgttgaggatagactggaggggagcaagggagttagatggaaggccagagaggaggatgttacagtagtccaagtgggaaataatgagagcatgtaccagcagtttggtggagtcaggggtgagaaaagagcggattctggaaatgtttttgaggtgaaggtgacaggaggtggtcagggccttaatatgtggtttaaaggacagggcagagtcaaaggtgaccccaaggcagcggacttgggggacagagtgcagccattgattgacagattagatggcgGGGTGGGGAAAAGATAAggtctgttttgtccatgttgagttttagaaagcgggaggagaaggaggaagatatggccgatagacactctgaaatcctggatagcaaagaggtgacacccggaccagagaggtagatctggttacacagttaaaggggtattcccatatcaGCTTATTATCCCCTGTTCATATGATAGGGTATAACAAGCTGATTGGAgggggtccgaccactgggacccctaaaTGATCAGTATGTTATCTCCTATTGAAGATGGGAATACACctctatggtaaaaaaaaataataataaaataagtaaaacaatacaaaaaaacactttcatcaaataaaaaaaaaactttcaaattcaTTACAAGTTCAGTTTAGTTTGACAAGGATTTGAAAGCAGAAATTGAAGTGTTTTCTCCAGGTCTATCAAAAAAGAGAAAGTGCTATTCTTGCCTATGGGCTGTGTTTTATATTGCAAATTGTCCTTAGGAAAGTGCATGCAGTATCAGACACAGCCCATAAAGTAAAGAGGAACAGCTACTGGATTTAAAAAAAGCTAATATGTTAGAAAATTATATTTCTTAAAATGTCAAATTCTACCATTCTACCATTAGTTTTCTATCTATACAACACAAAGAAAGCTACTGTAAAAAGAAAGGTTAAACGTACCTTCCGTTATAGTGGTAAAAAGCAGGAAGATGGAGAAAGTAGCAAAGAAAGTTTTAGCAAACTTCATGGCTGACTTTACTCTGCGGATTTCTGAAATTCTTTAGCTTGGCTGAGTTTAAGATCATCTGTTTTCTATTGGCAAGTGGCGGGAATTTATACCATCGACTCTGCAGGGTCATTCTGACATCATTCTGTATTTCAACAACGTAAATTCCAAAATAAGTCACTTGTAGCAGTAAGGCTGTCACTGAGTCACCAAGACCTGCCTGTGGTTAGAGTGGTAATCCGCAATTCATGTATGTGTCATTAGTcttatttttttatacagaatTTAGAAAGTCATAGATGAATGCTTGACTGAAGATGTATGGATCATTACATTTTGTTTATtcgcagttgttgtttttttaagattTTAGATTTCTTATGTACTTAGCAAGATCAACAAGAGAAATTGGCAAACTGGCCCAGAAATAGTTTTGGATAAATGCAATGGGGGCATAATACTTATGTCaataattcttttattttattg
Above is a window of Dendropsophus ebraccatus isolate aDenEbr1 chromosome 7, aDenEbr1.pat, whole genome shotgun sequence DNA encoding:
- the LOC138796992 gene encoding interleukin-8-like, coding for MKFAKTFFATFSIFLLFTTITEGMSLARSVSELRCQCINVARPEKPIKGMKSLELIPSGPHCKNTEVIITLKNGSSVCVDPSTPWLEKIIKNQLERQNNEETKEAAV